The DNA region ATTCGTAGCGAGTACACGGTGTTTGACTTTCGTTTGAACAGTTTATTcagataaaatatatctttttaaatacatgCGACACATTTCTGTCTCTACGCAGGTTACTTTTATCAGCTGTACACCAATATACAGTTTTTTTCGTTAAGTACATAGCAAGTACATGATATAGTATAGTGGAAGAAAAAATTACACTAGAACAATGACTAAAAGCAGGTCTTGGAAGTAGCGGATCGTTGTTTTTCCTTGGGATAAGAGTCTACCATATAGTAAATTGCGGTCCCTGTCTCGCGAAGTTTCTGTAACAAATGGTCGCATTCTATTAATATCATTAACGTATAATTCTGTTTAAATAACGTTTTAATTAGGCTACCGATACAAACCATACAGATACGGTATTTGCTTACCTAATGAAAGAACGTTTCCCGTAGAAAATGGATAATCCGTACATCGTACAAAGTCCAATTGTGAGTGCCTGACGGATAATTTCAAACGTAAACGTGTAATTCATGGAGTTTCGTTGTTTTAGGAAGTCCGTGGCGCCTAAAATCTTCATCCTGGGCATGAAATCATGGTCGCGTGCCTGACTTTTCTCTCGTACTGTTAAGGAACGTGCGTTGACAGGGATCCTGGAAATCCGTTGTTCAGATCGGTCTCGTCTTCGAAGAACGGTCGAATCTTGGATCGATTGCCTTCGAGAACCAGAATCTCTATCCGCAGAGCGAATATCCCTTTCCACGGAGCGAGATCGTCCGATATCGTTCATAGATCTATCTGGAGAAATTGTAAGGGCTGCGCGTGCTTCGTCAGCAAATCTTTGTCCAAGATGAGTAAGCATAGTGCCGGTTCCTTGATATCTATCGGTGTCAAGTGTCTGTTGTACCGATCGTCTTGAGTTTAAGTCTCGCCGATCGATTCTCTGCCCTGTGAGACGACGTTCCACGAGTTGACGATCAGCTCTTTGTTTCATAAGTCGACGATCAGTACCGGTCTCTCCGCGGGTTCGAGATTCAACGGACGTGGATCGCCTTTCCACGGCCAGTCGTCGTCGATCAGCCCTTTGTTCAATGAGTCGTGTGTCGGTTTTTTGTCCCACAAGTTGCCGATCAGCTCTAGCTTGTTCACGGTTCTGGGATTCGATAGACGGGGATCGTCTTTCGCTGTGTCGTTGATCGGTGGTTCTAGCTTCTTTGCGGAATCGAGATTCGACGGGTGTGGATCGCCTTTCCACGAGCAGTCGGTTAGTTCCACGTTCCATAAGTCGACGGTCAGCTCTAGCTTGTTCACGGTTCTGGGATTCGATAGACGGGGATCGTCTTTCCCTGTGCCGTTGATCGATGGTTCTGACTTCTTTGCGGAATCGAGATTCGACGGGTGTGGATCGCCTTTCCGTGAGGAGTCGGTCAATTCTTTGTTCCATAAGTCGACGGTCAGCTCTAGCTTGTTCACGGTTCTGGGATTCGACAGACGGGGATCGCCTTTCTCTGTGTCGTTGATCGGTGGTTCTGGCTTCTTTGCGGAATCGAGATTCGACGGGTGTGGATCGCCTTTCCGCGATGAGTCGGTCAATTCTTTGTTCCATAAGTCGACGGTCAGCTCTAGCTTGTTCACGGTTCTGAGATTCGATAGATGCGGATCGCTTTTCTCTGTGTCGTTGATCGGTGGTTCTGGCTTCTTTGCGGAATCGAGATTCGACGGGTGTGGATCGCCTTTCCGCGATGAGTCGGTCAATTCTTTGTTCCATAAGTCGACGGTCAGCTCTAGCTTGTTCACGGTTCTGGGATTCGATAGACGGGGATCGCCTTTCGCTGTGTCGTTGATCGGTGATTCTAGCTTCTTTGCGGAATCGAGATTCGACGGGTGTGGATCGCCTTTCCACGAGCAGTCGGTTAGTTCCACGTTCCATAAGTCGACGGTCAGCTCTAGCTTGTTCACGGTTCTGAGATTCGATAGATGCGGATCGCTTTTCTCTGTGTCGTTGATCGGTGGTTCTGGCTTCTTTGCGGAATCGAGATTCGACGGGTGTGGATCGCCTTTCCGCGATGAGTCGGTCAATTCTTTGTTCCATAAGTCGACGGTCAGCTCTAGCTTGTTCACGGTTCTGGGATTCGATAGACGGGGATCGCCTTTCGCTGTGTCGTTGATCGGTGATTCTAGCTTCTTTGCGGAATCGAGATTCGACGGGTGTGGATCGCCTTTCCACGAGCAGTCGGTTAGTTCCACGTTCCATAAGTCGACGGTCAGCTCTAGCTTGTTCACGGTTCTGGGATTCGATAGACGGGGATCGTCTTTCCCTGTGTCGTTGATCGGTGGTTCTGGCTTCTTTGCGGAATCGAGATTCGACGGGTGTGGATCGCCTTTCCGCGATGAGTCGGTCAATTCTTTGTTCCATGAGACGTCGGTCGGTTCTTCGTTCCATGAGTCGGCGTTCAGCCGTTTGGTCTGCAAGACGACGGTGAACCCTTTCTTCGCTGAGTCTACGATCTACACGTTGATGAACGACACGATTATCTCTCCATTCCACGAGTCTGGGATCGGTTCTACCTTCCACATGGTTTTCAGATTCGACGGATGTAGATCGCCTTTCTGAGTTTCTACTAGAATCCACGAATGACCGACGTTCCGATCTTCGATCGTTGGACAAACCCCTAACTCGTCGTTCCTTTAAGTAATTGCTGGTAATTTCAGATGCCCTGACAGGCGAAGATTCGCGTCGTTCGCGAGCCAAGTTCAGTCTGTTGTTCCTCTCTCGATCGAAATTGTCTACGGAACGTCTTAACGATGTAACGAAAGGATGTCGTCGTTCGTTTGTCCCCGCATTCGCACGACGATCCGATCGACCAACGGTTTGTCGTTCGTCAGTAGTTTCGCGTTGTTCCATTCTGGTAAAAAATCTGTGATCTCGATCCAGTCTAGAGTCGCGTCTGATCGTCGTTTGGATACGATTTCGCCTATCCACGTTCCTCGGAGATGGTTCGTTCCTTTCTCGACGCGAATCGGTGGTAGAAGTCAGTCGTTCCATAGAGCGTACGAGGTTTTCACGTTCTTGAGAATCGATTAGTCGCCTATTTACTTGACGACGCCTCTCGGTGTCGGTAGACCTTTCGAGCAATCTTCGTTCGGCAAGATCCTGCGTAGTTCTGGAGTCGAGCGATCGAGCGATCTGCAGTCGGATTGCAGAATCAGATACGCGTCTTGTACGATCTTGGATTTTATGTCTCGATTCCACGGTACGTCTAGAATCGTATTCGATGTTGCTTCTCTGCCTGCCCTGTCTCTCCATTGTGCTCGTAAAGTCAGCCCGAGTTTGAGACCGTATCCGGGAGGCACGATCCAAGCTTCGAGATCGGGACATTCTGAGATCGGTTGGTACGAGGGAAATTCTGGAGTTTCTAGATCGTTTGGTCGTCTTCGAAATCGTGGTCTGGTTTTGCTCGAAATTCGAGCAATAAGGCATCTTGGTGAAAGGGCTCAAGTTCGGGCAGGCATCCACTCTGTGAGAAAGACAGATTTGGCGTAGCGTGTTTAACGATTCTAACGAGTCAGATGCTACGATCTACGATTTAAAATCGTAACAAACTGAATTCCAAGTTCTAAGATTCGAATAAACtaaattcgaaatttttaataaattaaattgcaaaTCTAACGAGGTAAAAATCGAATAAGCTAACTTTTAATACGACTCTAATAGGATAAGTTgtagatttttcaaaaattctagTAAGCGAAATGTTACTCGTGAGGAGCTTGATGTTTTAATTCAGGTCCCGCCAGGCTTCCTGCTCGGCCTTCCTTATCCCTGGAGACCAGACCTAGCGTGAGGCAGGCGAGGGATACCACCAAAAGGCCGACATACTGCCAAGCTCGTACTGGCAATGCAACGTACCTCGTACGCCGCATTCTTAACATCGAAAGAAATTTGTCAATTCTAAAGAGGTATCAAACGCTTATACTTGCAATTTTATCTACGTCCTACTCACTTGACTCGTGTTTTCCTAGTAGCTGGTTTGTACCGCTGGTTTTCGTTCGGAGAAGCGTGCGAAGTCTTCTTCGGACAATCCTCGTATTCTTCCTTCGAGAGCTCCAGAGAGCTACTGATGTCCTGTGCCCCGAGGAGCCGAGCTTTTATACTCGCAGAAACCCGCCGCAATTCGATATCGGTCCAATTCAATGCTTATCAGCACCGACCACATGGGACCTCGTGGGATATGGATATCCCGATAGGTGAAAATCACCGTGAACGAAATCGGGTCGAGAACTATCGCAGACGCCTCCGTAATTGGTTAACCATCTAGAAAATTGCCAGCCCGGACACCTGCGTGGTAGCTGATATATCGGTTACCCGGTTGCCTCGTGGCTGAGCTTCAAAGCAGTCGCTACATCGATCACCAACAGTTTGAATCTCCCTTTACTCTAGCGAAATGTGGCCGGACTGAGTGACAGGGGACGTTCGACGGCTTTGAAATTCCGAAAAATTTCGATTTCTCCATCGACCGCGTTACTCTACCGATACAACTAATTAACCAAAATTATCTTCTCTTTCGATAAGCAAACGGTTTTACAACGGTGAAATCACTCCTCGAAGCATTTGCGAATGTCCATATTGTCGCAAGTAGCTACATATCTATGAAACTTTGCAAGTTATGGAAAATATTCAATTGGAAGTTTTTAATGGTTTCCGACATCCCGTACGTTCTAGCGGTAAAAATATCTCCGTAAgaccttttctttctctttactgTAATCATACTATAATTTTTAACTCGTATTCGTCGCCGTTTGTGATTTTactaataatcttttaatgaaAGGGGGTGGGAGTCGATGATGATACGTATAATGGCACAGTTTCTACAGACtggtttattttttttatacaaaattcatataaaatagaGGGGAAAGGCTTGTAGCGCGAATACCTTATAAATAAGTCGATGGTatatttacattacattacattatacatatatattatattatatttttgtgcGTGTGTGGGCGTGtgtatacacatatacgtacacatacatacacacgcacgcgcacacgcacacgcacacgcacacgcacgcgcacgcacacgcacacgcacacgcacacacacacacacacacacacgtgtCGGGCGGTGAAAATTTTTCCAAAATCTTGTCGTCTATCCTTGCGGGCAGAGATATCGGTTTCGTAAATTATTCGTTGAAGGAGATCGCTCGTTTCTAGCCTGTTTCGAACAGTGCCAGATTACAGTTACAGATTTGTAAGCGAGACGAATAAGACGGATACGTTTGACCGTACAATCGACGACGATCAAACAACGGACAATCAAACGTCTAATACGTATTTGACTTTAATTTTAGGAAACGACGATCGCCGTAACGAGAATCGTGAGAAGCGGCACGATGTCAAAGTACAAGCTCCTCGATGCGCTGGACAGCATTGCCATTTCGCTGCACGTGGTTTCGTTT from Bombus terrestris chromosome 14, iyBomTerr1.2, whole genome shotgun sequence includes:
- the LOC105666445 gene encoding zinc finger CCCH domain-containing protein 13 isoform X2: MRRTRYVALPVRAWQYVGLLVVSLACLTLGLVSRDKEGRAGSLAGPELKHQAPHEVDACPNLSPFTKMPYCSNFEQNQTTISKTTKRSRNSRISLVPTDLRMSRSRSLDRASRIRSQTRADFTSTMERQGRQRSNIEYDSRRTVESRHKIQDRTRRVSDSAIRLQIARSLDSRTTQDLAERRLLERSTDTERRRQVNRRLIDSQERENLVRSMERLTSTTDSRRERNEPSPRNVDRRNRIQTTIRRDSRLDRDHRFFTRMEQRETTDERQTVGRSDRRANAGTNERRHPFVTSLRRSVDNFDRERNNRLNLARERRESSPVRASEITSNYLKERRVRGLSNDRRSERRSFVDSSRNSERRSTSVESENHVEGRTDPRLVEWRDNRVVHQRVDRRLSEERVHRRLADQTAERRLMERRTDRRLMEQRIDRLIAERRSTPVESRFRKEARTTDQRHRERRSPSIESQNREQARADRRLMERGTNRLLVERRSTPVESRFRKEARITDQRHSERRSPSIESQNREQARADRRLMEQRIDRLIAERRSTPVESRFRKEARTTDQRHREKRSASIESQNREQARADRRLMERGTNRLLVERRSTPVESRFRKEARTTDQRHREKRSASIESQNREQARADRRLMEQRIDRLIAERRSTPVESRFRKEARTTDQRHRERRSPSVESQNREQARADRRLMEQRIDRLLTERRSTPVESRFRKEVRTIDQRHRERRSPSIESQNREQARADRRLMERGTNRLLVERRSTPVESRFRKEARTTDQRHSERRSPSIESQNREQARADRQLVGQKTDTRLIEQRADRRRLAVERRSTSVESRTRGETGTDRRLMKQRADRQLVERRLTGQRIDRRDLNSRRSVQQTLDTDRYQGTGTMLTHLGQRFADEARAALTISPDRSMNDIGRSRSVERDIRSADRDSGSRRQSIQDSTVLRRRDRSEQRISRIPVNARSLTVREKSQARDHDFMPRMKILGATDFLKQRNSMNYTFTFEIIRQALTIGLCTMYGLSIFYGKRSFIRNFARQGPQFTIW
- the LOC105666445 gene encoding zinc finger CCCH domain-containing protein 13 isoform X3; this translates as MRRTRYVALPVRAWQYVGLLVVSLACLTLGLVSRDKEGRAGSLAGPELKHQAPHEVDACPNLSPFTKMPYCSNFEQNQTTISKTTKRSRNSRISLVPTDLRMSRSRSLDRASRIRSQTRADFTSTMERQGRQRSNIEYDSRRTVESRHKIQDRTRRVSDSAIRLQIARSLDSRTTQDLAERRLLERSTDTERRRQVNRRLIDSQERENLVRSMERLTSTTDSRRERNEPSPRNVDRRNRIQTTIRRDSRLDRDHRFFTRMEQRETTDERQTVGRSDRRANAGTNERRHPFVTSLRRSVDNFDRERNNRLNLARERRESSPVRASEITSNYLKERRVRGLSNDRRSERRSFVDSSRNSERRSTSVESENHVEGRTDPRLVEWRDNRVVHQRVDRRLSEERVHRRLADQTAERRLMERRTDRRLMEQRIDRLIAERRSTPVESRFRKEARTTDQRHRERRSPSIESQNREQARADRRLMERGTNRLLVERRSTPVESRFRKEARTTDQRHREKRSASIESQNREQARADRRLMERGTNRLLVERRSTPVESRFRKEARITDQRHSERRSPSIESQNREQARADRRLMEQRIDRLIAERRSTPVESRFRKEARTTDQRHREKRSASIESQNREQARADRRLMEQRIDRLIAERRSTPVESRFRKEARTTDQRHRERRSPSVESQNREQARADRRLMEQRIDRLLTERRSTPVESRFRKEVRTIDQRHRERRSPSIESQNREQARADRRLMERGTNRLLVERRSTPVESRFRKEARTTDQRHSERRSPSIESQNREQARADRQLVGQKTDTRLIEQRADRRRLAVERRSTSVESRTRGETGTDRRLMKQRADRQLVERRLTGQRIDRRDLNSRRSVQQTLDTDRYQGTGTMLTHLGQRFADEARAALTISPDRSMNDIGRSRSVERDIRSADRDSGSRRQSIQDSTVLRRRDRSEQRISRIPVNARSLTVREKSQARDHDFMPRMKILGATDFLKQRNSMNYTFTFEIIRQALTIGLCTMYGLSIFYGKRSFIRNFARQGPQFTIW
- the LOC105666445 gene encoding zinc finger CCCH domain-containing protein 13 isoform X1; translated protein: MRRTRYVALPVRAWQYVGLLVVSLACLTLGLVSRDKEGRAGSLAGPELKHQAPHEVDACPNLSPFTKMPYCSNFEQNQTTISKTTKRSRNSRISLVPTDLRMSRSRSLDRASRIRSQTRADFTSTMERQGRQRSNIEYDSRRTVESRHKIQDRTRRVSDSAIRLQIARSLDSRTTQDLAERRLLERSTDTERRRQVNRRLIDSQERENLVRSMERLTSTTDSRRERNEPSPRNVDRRNRIQTTIRRDSRLDRDHRFFTRMEQRETTDERQTVGRSDRRANAGTNERRHPFVTSLRRSVDNFDRERNNRLNLARERRESSPVRASEITSNYLKERRVRGLSNDRRSERRSFVDSSRNSERRSTSVESENHVEGRTDPRLVEWRDNRVVHQRVDRRLSEERVHRRLADQTAERRLMERRTDRRLMEQRIDRLIAERRSTPVESRFRKEARTTDQRHRERRSPSIESQNREQARADRRLMERGTNRLLVERRSTPVESRFRKEARITDQRHSERRSPSIESQNREQARADRRLMEQRIDRLIAERRSTPVESRFRKEARTTDQRHREKRSASIESQNREQARADRRLMERGTNRLLVERRSTPVESRFRKEARITDQRHSERRSPSIESQNREQARADRRLMEQRIDRLIAERRSTPVESRFRKEARTTDQRHREKRSASIESQNREQARADRRLMEQRIDRLIAERRSTPVESRFRKEARTTDQRHRERRSPSVESQNREQARADRRLMEQRIDRLLTERRSTPVESRFRKEVRTIDQRHRERRSPSIESQNREQARADRRLMERGTNRLLVERRSTPVESRFRKEARTTDQRHSERRSPSIESQNREQARADRQLVGQKTDTRLIEQRADRRRLAVERRSTSVESRTRGETGTDRRLMKQRADRQLVERRLTGQRIDRRDLNSRRSVQQTLDTDRYQGTGTMLTHLGQRFADEARAALTISPDRSMNDIGRSRSVERDIRSADRDSGSRRQSIQDSTVLRRRDRSEQRISRIPVNARSLTVREKSQARDHDFMPRMKILGATDFLKQRNSMNYTFTFEIIRQALTIGLCTMYGLSIFYGKRSFIRNFARQGPQFTIW